Proteins from one Acropora muricata isolate sample 2 chromosome 9, ASM3666990v1, whole genome shotgun sequence genomic window:
- the LOC136927526 gene encoding uncharacterized protein, with the protein MREHIQKKQESTNKKVQMAAGDILEKCAASKRGNMQKQRANTAYRETVNKSAKTSEDTPDKRDKVEKRRASKRAYMQKRQANAAYRETENKKVKISAAEDAPDKRDKIEKRRASKRAYMQKQRANAAYRETENKKAKISAGGNVSEKTVEHTPDNRDKVEKRRASKRAYMQKQRATKAYRERERRSKHNAKNLLSECVEKTNGSISNRHEETLPEANNDASSHTYMVSMFHENIRYGPEYICTCCDQLWYKSSVKKCNASNYSKCQQTIIQSCITGVKSVDDTEWICNTCHSNLKDNKLPQCSKANGMHFPEKPEVLDLTPLEERLISPRIPFMQIRELPRGGQLTIHGNIVNVPSDVNSTVQTLPRPISGTQTIPIKLKRRLSYKHHYQFQNFRPRKVLEAAKYLVRTSKLFQNEGIEIQDSWQNSTTHTLQSDKNQEWEEFFYNSLNAPEETNGRTETGGYNSPNEAITCDKTSPENSENDVWCEVEERPSGVTDTLLQEPHITENGDNIISFAPGEGNKPLGIFMDTDSEFLSFPTIFCGKQRVDNKQRHVPVSYSTVAKWEIRCQDRRAAQSVPNLFYKLKKLQIKQIQDTACISLRKCKTKGKKYTAGELKTEDYINKLIHLDEGFRVLKNVRGSPPYFQRCKKDLFAMIRQLGNPTWFCSFSAAETRWAHLLKALGRIVEKKEYTDEEVKNMTWQGKSNLIQKDPVTCARNFDHMVQVFIHDVLKSDVMPIGEIADYFHRVEFQQRGSPHIHSLFWVKDAPQYDKSTDDDVVSYVDKYVTCQKAEKSEQMEDLVNLQMHRHAKTCKKNGKNICRFNFPLPPMQHTMILKPLEEYESLDNEKQKQIKENAEKIIQELNSMKYGEDISFHKFLDKLELTEENYLLALRYTLKRTTLFLKRLPSEIRINNYNVHLLKAWRANMDIQYVLDPYACATYILSYITKGQRGMSRLLEKATEEIKSGNRDIANKVRHIGNKFLNAVEISAQEAAYLVLQIPMRRSSREFQFINTSHPDERTFLLKKLDKLKELPDNSPDIESDNLIKRYQRRPKKLEELCLAEFAAWFNCVRDKHADTASNQSIPTGSDGFMPETNLDKNTDDDVLINMDNANEQETETNQYHIRGGMKLVKCRKPKIIRSVRFHKEKDPENYFREQLMLYTPWRKETTDLQGDCQSYQERFEQLEEKILCNREQYEYHSEMLDKALVEMNNEECDNIGDNVAPNSEHVNEQDRAAKAKPSELFGCFDPGKNKQHSQYDLLDDIGIFPRCNDQEELVVKRVSDYEYHALVRSLNEKQRQFFYHVLHSIKTSDDPLRLFLSGGAGVGKSTVTNALYEALIRYLNSVAGENPDDIKVLKTAPTGKAAFNIKGNTLHAAFKIPANRGFEYCALDNDRLNTIRTKLRKLRVLFIDEISMVGSGMFNFLNLRLQQIMGSKEPFGGVSLITVGDLFQLKPVFDRWIFETSSTCYATLATNLWNDLFTLFELTDIMRQKDDRPFAELLNRLREGKHSKNDIECLKQRLLRQRPQDNNYPMDTTHLFTTNESVNAHNNSIYTKSNSDKAQIKAIDIVVGDISDELKIQMKNKIPNDPTKTMGLYTLTSIATDAKYDLTANVDVPDGLTNGAECIIKSIDYRVEKSSRPSIIWVSFPDIDIGRKQRKENAHLYNKKNINKNWTPILEITRQFRINKKTQVQIIRRQFPLRPAAAKTIHRCQGDTLHSAIVDFPTSTREHMHYVGLSRVRNSSNLHILNLNEWKIKVSKNVAIEMNRLRTEATFVPLVSLQDVDSSLTTTIIFHNARSVHLHIDDIRSDYNVQKAM; encoded by the coding sequence ATGAGAGAACATAtacaaaagaaacaagaaagtacaaataaaaaagtaCAAATGGCAGCAGGTGACATCCTGGAAAAATGTGCAGCTTCTAAGAGAGGAAACATGCAAAAGCAAAGAGCCAACACAGCTTATAGAGAAACAGTAAataaaagtgcaaaaacatccgaGGATACTCCTGACAAAAGAGATAAAGTAGAAAAACGTAGGGCTTCTAAGAGAGCATACATGCAAAAGCGACAAGCCAATGCAGCTTATAgagaaacagaaaataaaaaagtcaaaataTCAGCAGCTGAGGATGCTCCTGACAAAAGAGATAAAATAGAAAAACGTAGAGCTTCTAAGAGAGCATACATGCAAAAGCAACGAGCCAATGCAGCTTATAgagaaacagaaaataaaaaagccaAAATATCAGCAGGTGGCAATGTGTCTGAGAAAACAGTCGAGCATACTCCTGACAATAGAGATAAAGTAGAAAAACGTAGAGCTTCCAAGAGAGCATACATGCAGAAGCAACGTGCAACTAAAGCTTACAGAGAAAGAGAAAGGAGGAGTAAACATAATGCAAAAAATTTACTTAGTGAATGTGTTGAAAAGACAAATGGAAGTATCAGTAACAGACATGAAGAAACATTGCCTGAAGCCAATAATGATGCTAGCTCTCACACATATATGGTAAGCATGTTTCATGAGAATATCAGATATGGTCCAGAGTACATATGTACCTGCTGTGACCAGTTATGGTATAAATCGTCAGTTAAAAAATGTAATGCAAGTAATTATAGCAAATGTCAACAAACTATTATCCAGTCTTGTATTACTGGTGTAAAAAGTGTTGATGACACTGAATGGATTTGTAACACTTGtcattcaaatttaaaagacaACAAACTGCCACAGTGTTCAAAAGCAAATGGTATGCATTTCCCTGAGAAACCTGAGGTGCTAGATTTGACCCCATTAGAGGAGAGACTAATATCACCACGTATACCATTCATGCAAATCCGTGAACTCCCACGGGGTGGTCAGCTGACTATTCATGGAAATATAGTTAATGTACCAAGTGATGTGAATTCAACTGTACAGACACTTCCACGACCTATAAGTGGGACACAGACTATCCCAATAAAACTTAAGAGACGTCTAAGTTATAAACATCATtatcaatttcaaaattttagaccaagaaaagtATTAGAGGCAGCCAAATATCTTGTCAGAACTAGTAAATTATTCCAAAATGAAGGTATAGAAATTCAGGATTCATGGCAAAATAGCACTACACACACTCTACAATCTGACAAAAATCAAGAATGGGAAGAGTTCTTTTACAACTCCCTGAATGCTCCAGAAGAAACTAATGGAAGAACTGAAACTGGAGGTTATAATTCTCCAAATGAAGCTATTACTTGTGACAAGACGTCTCCTGAGAATAGTGAAAATGATGTGTGGTGTGAAGTTGAAGAACGGCCATCTGGTGTCACTGACACTTTATTACAAGAACCACATATAACTGAAAATGGTGATAACATTATAAGCTTTGCACCAGGAGAGGGAAACAAACCATTAGGAATATTTATGGATACAGATTCAGAATTTTTGTCTTTCCCAACAATATTCTGTGGAAAACAACGGGTGGATAACAAACAAAGACACGTTCCTGTATCATatagtacagtagctaagtggGAAATAAGATGTCAAGACAGGAGAGCAGCACAGTCAGTCCCTAATTTGTTTTATAAGCTAAAAAAGCTACAAATCAAGCAAATTCAGGATACTGCTTGCATTTCCCTTCGCAAATGTAAAACCAAAGGCAAGAAATACACAGCTGGTGAGCTAAAGACAGAGGATTATATTAATAAGCTGATACATCTTGATGAAGGGTTTAGGGTTTTAAAAAATGTAAGAGGAAGTCCACCATATTTTCAGCGGTGTAAGAAAGACCTGTTTGCCATGATTCGTCAGCTTGGTAACCCTACATGGTTCTGCTCTTTCTCAGCTGCAGAAACAAGGTGGGCACATTTGCTTAAAGCTCTTGGTAGAattgttgaaaagaaagaatataCAGATGAAGAAGTAAAAAATATGACTTGGCAGGGAAAATCTAATCTCATTCAGAAAGACCCAGTAACATGTGCAAGAAACTTTGATCACATGGTTCAAGTATTTATCCATGATGTCTTGAAAAGTGATGTGATGCCAATAGGAGAAATAGCTGACTACTTTCACAGAGTTGAATTTCAGCAAAGAGGAAGTCCTCATATTCACAGTTTATTTTGGGTTAAAGATGCACCACAGTATGACAAAAGTACTGATGATGATGTAGTCAGTTATGTTGATAAATATGTCACTTGCCAAAAGGctgaaaaaagtgaacaaatGGAAGACCTTGTGAATTTACAAATGCACAGACatgcaaaaacatgcaaaaaaaatggaaagaacATATGTAGGTTCAATTTTCCTTTACCACCAATGCAACACACTATGATTTTGAAGCCTCTTGAAGAATATGAAAGTCTTGATAATGAAAAGCAgaaacaaatcaaagaaaatgcagaaaaaattaTACAAGAACTTAACAGTATGAAATATGGTGAAGACATCAGTTTTCACAAATTCTTAGATAAATTAGAGTTAACTGAGGAAAATTACCTGTTGGCTTTAAGGTACACTTTGAAGCGAACAACTCTGTTTTTGAAACGACTTCCATCAGAAATAAgaataaataattacaatgtACACTTACTTAAAGCATGGCGAGCAAATATGGATATACAATATGTCCTAGACCCTTATGCTTGTGCAACATATATCTTATCTTATATCACAAAAGGCCAAAGAGGAATGAGCAGACTTCTTGAAAAGGCAACTGAAGAAATAAAGTCTGGTAATAGAGATATTGCTAATAAGGTACGCCACATTGGAAACAAATTTTTGAATGCTGTTGAAATAAGTGCTCAAGAAGCTGCCTACTTAGTATTACAAATACCAATGAGGAGATCTTCTCGTGAATTCCAGTTCATCAATACTTCGCATCCAGATGAAAGGACATTTTTGTTAAAGAAATTGGACAAGCTGAAGGAATTGCCAGACAATTCACCTGACATTGAGTCTGATAACCTTATTAAGCGTTACCAAAGAAGACCAAAAAAGTTAGAAGAACTTTGTTTGGCTGAATTTGCTGCCTGGTTCAACTGTGTTAGAGATAAGCATGCAGATACTGCCAGTAATCAATCTATACCTACAGGCTCTGATGGCTTTATGCCAGAAACTAATTTGGACAAGAACACTGATGATGATGTCCTTATTAATATGGATAATGCAAATGaacaagaaactgaaacaaatcagTACCACATTAGAGGAGGCATGAAACTTGTAAAATGCAGAAAGCCTAAAATCATTCGTTCTGTCAGATTTCATAAAGAAAAAGATCCAGAAAACTATTTTCGAGAGCAGCTTATGCTTTATACACCATGGCGAAAGGAGACCACAGATTTGCAAGGAGATTGCCAAAGCTATCAAGAAAGATTTGAACAGCTTGAAGAAAAGATTCTATGTAATAGAGAGCAATACGAATATCACAGTGAAATGTTAGATAAAGCACTAGTAGAAATGAATAATGAAGAATGTGACAATATCGGTGATAATGTTGCTCCAAATTCAGAACATGTTAATGAACAGGACCGTGCTGCAAAAGCGAAGCCAAGTGAATTATTTGGTTGCTTTGACCCAGGGAAGAATAAGCAGCATAGCCAGTATGACTTGCTTGATGACATTGGTATTTTCCCAAGATGTAATGACCAAGAAGAGCTTGTTGTAAAACGAGTTTCCGATTATGAGTATCATGCACTTGTCCGTtcattaaatgaaaaacaaagacaattCTTTTATCATGTCCTGCACTCAATCAAAACTAGTGATGACCCTCTCAGACTATTTCTGTCAGGTGGTGCAGGTGTTGGTAAATCAACAGTTACAAATGCATTGTATGAAGCACTAATAAGATATCTTAATAGTGTTGCTGGTGAGAATCCAGATGACATCAAAGTTCTGAAAACGGCCCCTACTGGAAAAGCAGCATTTAATATCAAAGGCAATACATTACATGCAGCATTTAAAATACCTGCTAATAGAGGATTTGAATACTGTGCACTTGATAATGACAGACTTaatacaataagaacaaaaCTGAGGAAACTACGTGTACTATTTATCGATGAGATCTCGATGGTTGGAAGTGGTATGTTTAATTTTCTCAATTTACGATTACAACAAATAATGGGAAGCAAAGAACCATTTGGAGGAGTAAGCCTAATAACTGTTGGAGACTTATTCCAGTTAAAACCTGTGTTTGACAGATGGATATTTGAAACTTCAAGCACGTGCTATGCTACATTAGCAACTAATTTATGGAATGACCTTTTCACCCTCTTTGAACTAACAGACATAATGAGGCAAAAAGATGATAGACCATTTGCAGAGCTGCTGAATCGCTTAAGAGAAGGCAAGCATTCAAAAAATGACATAGAATGTTTGAAGCAAAGACTTCTACGCCAAAGACCCCAAGATAACAATTATCCTATGGATACAACACATTTGTTCACAACTAATGAATCTGTAAATGCACACAACAATAGCATTTATACTAAATCTAACAGTGATAAAGCTCAGATTAAGGCAATAGACATTGTAGTTGGAGACATTTCTGATGagttgaaaatacaaatgaaaaataaaattcctaATGATCCAACTAAAACAATGGGTTTATATACACTAACCTCAATAGCAACTGATGCAAAATATGATCTAACAGCTAACGTGGATGTACCTGACGGCTTGACAAATGGTGCAGAATGTATCATAAAGAGTATTGACTACCGAGTTGAAAAGTCAAGCAGACCAAGTATTATATGGGTTTCTTTTCCAGATATTGACATAGGTAGAAAACAACGTAAAGAAAATGCACAtttatataacaaaaaaaacattaataagAACTGGACTCCAATTCTAGAAATAACAAGGCAATTTAGAATTAATAAGAAAACACAAGTACAAATTATCCGCAGACAATTCCCATTGAGGCCTGCAGCTGCTAAAACTATTCATCGTTGTCAAGGTGACACTTTACATTCAGCAATTGTTGATTTCCCAACCTCAACAAGAGAACACATGCACTATGTTGGCTTAAGTCGAGTACGAAACAGTTCAAATTTACATATACTGAACTTGaatgaatggaaaataaaagTGAGTAAAAATGTAGCAATTGAGATGAATAGGTTAAGAACAGAAGCAACCTTTGTTCCCTTGGTATCACTACAAGATGTGGATTCATCACTTACTACAACAATCATATTCCATAATGCTAGATCTGTTCATCTGCACATTGATGACATCCGAAGTGACTACAATGTCCAAAAAGCGAtgtaa
- the LOC136928901 gene encoding putative nuclease HARBI1 has product MAETDIIERYRLSRGRINWLVEQFREDLERDTKRSCSLSAETQVLTALRFYATGSFLKVIGDTMGISKASVSRSLMSVSRCLVNLTPDWITFPSANEEINETMADFYKIAGFPQVIGAIDGSLIPIRGPNRDQHLYVCHKGFHALNVMAVCNAHLSFTNFVCRWHGSVHDSAVFNTSNLHVHIEGGGCRNGWLLGDRGYGIQPYLMTPLRPDHVTTVSQTRYQKAHTKTRNTIERTFGLWKMRFRCLDHSGGALQFQPNRCCTIITATAVLHNMCIYDNTALPANVDDPPQQVGMAVEPWELIAVDNEAGSSVRDQLIRDVFT; this is encoded by the exons ATGGCAGAAACGGACATCATAGAAAGATATAGGTTGTCCAGAGGAAGGATAAATTGGCTGGTTGAGCAGTTCAGGGAGGACCTCGAAAGAGACACTAAAAGAAGCTGTTCGCTTTCCGCGGAGACTCAG gtACTCACAGCACTTCGTTTTTACGCTACTGGGAGCTTTTTAAAAGTAATCGGGGATACTATGGGCATTTCTAAAGCAAGTGTTAGCAGATCTTTGATGTCTGTTTCTCGCTGCCTTGTGAACCTTACACCGGACTGGATTACTTTTCCAAGTGCTAATGAGGAGATAAAC GAAACTATGGCTGATTTCTACAAAATAGCTGGCTTCCCTCAAGTGATTGGGGCAATTGATGGCTCTTTGATTCCCATCAGGGGCCCAAACAGAGATCAGCATCTCTATGTTTGTCATAAGGGTTTCCATGCTCTCAATGTTATGGCCGTGTGCAATGCACACCTGTCATTCACAAATTTCGTATGCAGATGGCATGGCTCTGTGCATGACTCGGCTGTTTTTAATACCAGTAATTTGCATGTACACATTGAGGGTGGAGGATGCAGGAATGGCTGGCTTCTGGGAGACCGTGGGTATGGAATTCAGCCATACTTAATGACACCTTTACGACCAGATCATGTTACCACAGTGTCCCAGACCAGGTACCAGAAGGCCcacacaaaaacaagaaacacaaTTGAGAGAACGTTTGGCCTCTGGAAGATGAGATTTCGGTGTCTTGATCACTCTGGAGGAGCTTTGCAGTTTCAGCCCAATCGCTGCTGCACCATCATCACTGCAACTGCTGTCTTGCACAACATGTGCATTTATGACAACACTGCTCTACCAGCAAATGTAGATGATCCACCCCAGCAAGTAGGCATGGCTGTGGAACCATGGGAACTGATTGCTGTTGACAATGAAGCTGGTTCTTCAGTGAGAGATCAATTGATAAGAGATGTATTCACTTAA